The genomic interval TCCAATATTTTCGCACAAAACACACGACATGACAAAACTGAGTTATGTTTCGTTGAACAACAGCACAACAGCTAAACCATAGTATGCATACCTTGGTCGGATAGTCTAGTGCACTGGAATTTCTTATCTCAGATATGTTGGATGCAGTATCTCCTGTAGCCAAATTGCCTGCAGTAATAGAACATAAGTTACATAGGgtgattttaaaataacagCACATAAAGCtaaaagaataataataaCTACATAGTTTAGTACCATTGTTCATGGAAGGTGCTTTGACAATAACAGCATATTCAGCATATATGTGCTTATGCACGTTAGCATCCCATATGATGTAATGCTTTGGACTTTGAAGATCATCAACACCACTGTCAAAACTTTTGCTGGTTGGCTGACATTGATTTGATCCAGGGAAAACCACCTCAACATTCCCCATAATAACACGACACAACATCATCCTTATGATTGCGTTTCCGTCGATATCCGAATAGCCAACACTGTGGATAAACTTCAAGTAAGACAGAGAGGCTACTATATGTCCAAAAGAAAAGCATTCCTTGGAGCACATAGAACAAAGAAGGCagaaacaaataatatttacCAGATATTGGAGCAGTTTGCTGGAGCAAGATGAGCCCCAACGCCATACATTGGCCCCTGCAGAGGTTTTGCAATTTCCAGAGCACCCTGCATCATCATCTCCTCCATAGTATCCTTAGTGCAAGCAAGCCATGCATAACGCTCGTTTGCATTTCCGCGTTGGTTTTTGATGGCTTGTACCTCCTTTTGGAAGAGACTATATCGGGACCTCCCATGTTGATCTAGCAAAGGGGTTCTATAAATACCAATGATGTCTTTTTCAGTAAATAGATGGCCTGATCCTTGGAACAACAAATTCCGAACTGCTGAATCAGCACGCTGGCCACTTTGATTAGTAAAAGCAGCTTGCATGGTCCCATCAGCAGCTTCATTCAAATCGATTGAATGCCCCTTTATATTTCTACCGCTTTCATTGTGTACCTTTTGTTCGTCCTCCACTACATTATTAACCTCCTGAACATCAGAAGGCACTACATCAAAAGATGCTGAACTCGAGCTTTCAGCTGGACTTGCAGACATCTCATCATGCTCATGAGCTTCATAACTACTGTTTAAACCACAAGAACCTTTGAAAAACTCATTTTTTCCATGCTGCAGAGGTTCAGATGGTATCACTCCAGGACATGAATCCGGTGAGAAGGATTTACCATGATCATCGATCCAAGCAATTGGTGTGCTTATGGCCATCACAGAATCTAAACAAATCATCTCCATAAAGTTCAACAGGACATGCCGGTTCTGGAATACTGCACTAGTAATTGGCCTCTTGAACTGGAAGCTCTGCTGTACCAGATTGACAACATCCTCTGGGAAGTCTCTCCATCCACCATGTTGGTAAGACAGCACACGAACAGGCATACCACTTATCTTGAAGTTCTTGTACCTCTCTAGAATGTCCGTAGCAGGGGACATCATCTTGGGCTTCTTATGTCCAGTGGAATCATGAAACAAAGCGAGATTTTGTTTTGGACCATCCCGAGAGAGATTGAGGGCATCATTGGCCTCAGTACATTGAGTAGCACCCACACGCTTCCTCTTGCGGATAGTAGGTTCCAGCACATGCTCATCCAGGGCCATTGCATTCTTtggttccatttttttatacaagaCTCAACTAAGACCAGGTATTCATTTTCTTTACAGATTAACACCACTAGGTGAAAACAGTTAAAGTTAGTCTAGCTAATGCCACCTAGACAATGTTAGCATAAAGGTAGTTCCGATATAAGCCATGCTATCCAAAAGAGTAAGTGAAACGGACCTGagccaagaagaaaaaaaaagaataaaaatggcataaagatgtatatatacatatatatatatatatatatagagagagagagagagagagactacATGAGAAAGACAACATTTAATCTATGTATTATTTAACAGTGTGGaacatgatttattatatatttttgcacaACATCATTCATAGCCAAACCAGTAACCACAGGATTctaactataaattttgtaccacaGGCAATGTTGTCTGATCGGCCGATCGGACCTGATCGCCATGGCACCGATCAGGTCGATCAGACGATTAATCGTCGATCAGCCCGATTAATCGAGGCTGATCGGTACAGTAGTGCGGTATATTTACCGGACCATAATAATTCTATATACTATTTAGTGTGCACCATAACATGCaacaatagaaatattatttgaggGTTAGATGGTACTTACCTTTGAGGGAAAGAAACCCTACAAataatgggccggcccaactaAAATTCTAAGTGACAAAAGATTTTCCAGGCTGGCCCAAAACATCCTGATCGGCCGATTGATCGCCCCTAATTGCTGATTAATCGGACGATCAGAAACCTGATTGACCTAATCGTTTAGAATGCCCTGATCGAGGTCAGGGGACCGATCAGCCCGATTAATCACGATTAATCGCGATTAATCGGACGATTAGATAACATTGACCACAGGTGAATAAATTTCACAGTCCATACACCTCCTCAGATATCAGGTCATTTATTTTCGAAGTAAGATACGTTGAACTGAGTTTGGAAGGCTAGAAATGCTGCCTAAGTAAAacaacaaagaaaagaaattatatgaaTCTTAACatcaattattaaaaaaaaaaaggaacttcTTGTTATACTAGATGGACATTATGTTAAACTACTGTGACCACCTCTAGCTTAAGAGATAAGAAAGCATTCCAGACTGCAATTAAGAACATGGAAATGTTCTCAGCCATagctcattttttatttgataaaagaaaaggtatatTTTATGAAAGCTATTTTAACTGAATCGCCAATATGGCAGAAAAGTGTGGGCCTCTTCAGGACCCAACTCATCAAGAAATATGACAATAATGCATCAAGCGTTTAACATGACAATCATGTTATATTTCTTAAAACACGGATCCTGGTTGAGTAATGACAATGTTAATTATGAAATCAATCCTTTCAAAAATAATACCCATAGAGTGCATTAAATTAAACTCCTCTGTTAGTGCCTTGCTATTAGAGGGGCTATAGGATTAGCATATATGGTACTCATCATTGCTGGCGGCACTATAAATCTGAATAGAGGAGGTTTTCCGGCGTGCTTTGAAATCAATGGCACAATTCTGCTTGCCATCATCACTCCAACCAACTTGTGCTTACTGATGGTGGTTGGTGGGCAGACAAGAAGGCAGCAACAGAAGATAATGGGAGAAGAAGACAACGCTGCTGCAGCAACAACATCGCATTGCCCCCCATGGTTCCTCCCCACGCATAGTGGTGGAGAAATCAACGCGAACGCGAAGGCCACAATATAATCCCATGCCTCTGGAAGCACCTTAACGCATCCATCACATGAGATGTGATATAGCTGGATGATGACCGATGAGCCCTGACGCACAAAGCTTGTTATGCCAAGTAAATAAGCACAATAGCATTGAATAAATCATTTTGCGAATGGTTTGGTTAGCAAGTGTTCATTGTGGCCTTGGTTTATTTATGACACCAGCAGTACAATACTTGCACTAAAATGGCTAGCATAGGGGGGAAAAGATAGAATTTTTAGGACATGTAAGATGACTTTGAGCATATATGATTGCGCTGAAACTACACAAACATCTATTAGTTGGATCACATGTAAGGAGTGAATCATACTAACTACTTAGGATGAACAGACTAGGAACAACAGAGCAGCAGCACACCTAGACCCACAAGTCATACTAAGAATGATCAAAGGTACacacaagaaattaaaaattgcAGGAGCTATAGGCCTCTACACCCTACAGTTATTAACCCCAACTAACACCGATCATTTCTGAGCACACAAGTATGACAGCAATCAAGCACaagcagaaaagaaaaggaaaaacctaaaattaatcaATCCCCGAAGAAACAACCACGGATCGAGGTGAGTCAGCGCATAGGTGGAGTAATcagagaggaagaaggaaTTGGGAGCATGCAGTACCGGTGGCAGCTCATCGCGGGTGGAGATCGAATCGATGTGTCGGTCGGTCAGTCGGATTCGATTTGTGGTTGAATCGAAAccagatagatagatagatagatagatagggATAGGCCTTCTTAAGAGGAGGCTGGGTATGGGAGGATTCCCGTGGGCcggcggggggcggcggcggtgggggtaAGGGAGATTCCGGCGGCGGCTGTCCTTTCCCTGGGGCTCGCTCGTTTCCGGTGGGCGAGACGAGGAGCTGGGTACGAGGAGGCTGGGTACGTATAGCGAGCGGCCGGAAGGCGGGGGATGGAGATCTGACCGTCGGTTCCGCATCCTGTGGGCGGTGCGGGTGCGTCAAGCAATTTtggcctttttctttttctctttcttgcaGAGGGGGCCGTGGACTCGCACGATGTGATGTGACGTGACGTGACGTGACGTGGCATCTCCCAAGCTTATCGGTCGGGTCTTTCTTTCTAGTAGGCCTGTTGTCTTTTCTAATTGGGCCTTATAGGCCCATATGTGAAGAAGGCCTGGCCTGTTGGGCTGCTCCATCTTAATTGAAGTCCACAATAGCTCCGCCGAACAATCACTGCTACGCACCACCTATCAAATTATGTACATTCTTTCCGTTCTATTTTGAATCACTAATTTATAGattgttgtatattttttatatgatcaattttacggtccttgagtaagtaccaagagataccaaaattttaatgtaaaatttagtacctcctAGTACCTAAGATACTAatagataccaaaatttacataaaaaagtgGTACCTTCTAaaggatagtaaaattgctcttttaatatacatgtatagttttattgttttattattgtttatataaatttaggaagCCTTAGGATATCTTAATGTGAAATGGGGtatgatatactccctccgttttttacgtcgttgactttttgatttacgtttgaccattcgtcctattcaaaaattttgtctaaatataaaaattataaatcatacttaaaggtaatttaataataaatcaaatcataataaaatagtcaataattatatcaagtttttaaataagacgaatagtcaaatgtaaataaaaagtcaacggcgtgtCAAACAGAAAATATGGGAGGGAGTACCTAATTACTCCTGTAtcgtatatatataggaatcTAGGAGGTGTTCATGATCTAGCTACTGATCATACATATCGATCCATGAATCCATGATTGCATTCATCCTGTTTGGATCTATTTGTCTGTCTGCATATCTTCATTGATCGATACTAGCCGAATGCCTATGTTTTgtaaaggataaaaaatattatattatttttagaataaatagaaaaatatttttcatgaaatatgtgaccatgttttttatataggaaatatccatatcaatttgattttgtgtGGATATTcatctagatttgattgatttttt from Oryza brachyantha chromosome 3, ObraRS2, whole genome shotgun sequence carries:
- the LOC102721149 gene encoding probable inactive poly [ADP-ribose] polymerase SRO1; the protein is MEPKNAMALDEHVLEPTIRKRKRVGATQCTEANDALNLSRDGPKQNLALFHDSTGHKKPKMMSPATDILERYKNFKISGMPVRVLSYQHGGWRDFPEDVVNLVQQSFQFKRPITSAVFQNRHVLLNFMEMICLDSVMAISTPIAWIDDHGKSFSPDSCPGVIPSEPLQHGKNEFFKGSCGLNSSYEAHEHDEMSASPAESSSSASFDVVPSDVQEVNNVVEDEQKVHNESGRNIKGHSIDLNEAADGTMQAAFTNQSGQRADSAVRNLLFQGSGHLFTEKDIIGIYRTPLLDQHGRSRYSLFQKEVQAIKNQRGNANERYAWLACTKDTMEEMMMQGALEIAKPLQGPMYGVGAHLAPANCSNICVGYSDIDGNAIIRMMLCRVIMGNVEVVFPGSNQCQPTSKSFDSGVDDLQSPKHYIIWDANVHKHIYAEYAVIVKAPSMNNGNLATGDTASNISEIRNSSALDYPTKDDSLQTIASSADQQQACLLGRAPSPRSPSSPWMPFSMLFAAISAKVPHSDMDLVHRYYEEFKRRKISRADLVKQLRQIVGDKLLVSTVVRLQQKLPPMAATEQAPRAHGKGGGTSP